Below is a genomic region from Prunus persica cultivar Lovell chromosome G3, Prunus_persica_NCBIv2, whole genome shotgun sequence.
aagctctttctctttctttttctttttgttaatttctgTTCCATGGAAGGCCAGATTACAGATGGGAAGAAGGCTGATGGAGCTTTGGAAGGATTTGCTCCTCTCTCTTCTACAAGGATTGATTGGAAACCCAGAAAGAGATCAGGTAGTAAGTATAATATATAGCTCCTCTGTTTCTCtttcactctctctttctctctctctctctctctctaaatttcCCCAATTGAGAGTTCACCAATTCATTTGAATAATTTGAGATTTGTTTTTGGTGATGTTTGCATGATTTAAGACATACCCACCTACCCAATTATGTACAACTTAATAGCTATCATAATTCCTATGGATGTTCTTGAGGCTTATTGCATGGTTtcctaaaattttatttaacattttgaAGCTAAATTCCAGCATAATTCCATCTCCCTCTCATTTGATCATATTATCATTTCTAAACAATTTTGAGCTGTCACTAAAACTTCTATTATAATTCAagggattaaaaaaataacacagagagagagagagagagagagagagagagagagagagagagagagagacgtaAAATTAAACTGTTGTTAGGGGGTGCTGACTTTGCTCATACGTTACTTCGCTGGGGTTGGTTTGCTTaaattgctctctctctcataattatatgtatttaattgtatttttcttttcatttttggccTATAATCTTCTGTTGTTTTCACGCTTTACTCTTGGCCTTtggtttcctttttatttttcttttcttttcttttaagggTCTTGACTTTGAATAAACAGcatatctaattttttttataagaatgCGACCATACTTTTCTCTGGTCTTGGCGTATAAACAAAGTTGAATGCTACATGTGGTATGGTATGGGCTCTATGTCTCATCCAAATTTAATTGATCCTATGGCATTTCATTTCTTGGTtttcatccttttttttttgggtcagttCTAATAATATTTTCGGCTAGCATCTTTGAATTATTATacttgaccccaaaaaaaaaaaaatttaaacaatcTGATTGCATTAAGTATTGCCATTATTGtgctaatttttgtttttgggtacTGCTCATAATTTGGCACTAGGTTTCAAGTTCCCAATTCTTTGGAAACGAAAATGAAAATCTGTAGAAGTTCTTCTGTTAACACTTGTTCATGATGTGACGCTTTACCAACCTTTGCTCATTATTATaatatgaacttttttttgttgtcttcttttcttgtttttcctgtttttctttttcaagtgtCTTGTTGGTTGGGATGCATGATTGCACTTGAAGTGTGATTTCCTCCTGTGGCTGGGGAAGAGGAAAAACCCTTTCTCCTGTTCCCTGTTTTACGCAACCTTTTTTACTTACAAGGTtctattggatttttttttacctgcTACATTATATCCTCCCCCTGTGGATCAAATCATCCATTTCAGTTGTCTGGCCACAGAGATATTGTATTATCGTCTAGGTTCATCTTTGATTTAGTAGTTAATTAATCGCCTTTTTGGCCGAgcaccttatttatttttaaggagGATGGAAGGAAGTCCAATCCCAGCATTTGTAAGTTGACCGCACAACGTTAAAGACAATCccaatttaattgaaatagtCCAGTTTAGGTCGAGCCACCAAACGAGGCCAAATTAGCTTTGAGGGTTTTTCGTTTATTAAGAATATGCAAGTGTCAAATTTCATCTGTTTCTTTAACAGCATTTCTTCCATCATCATTTTACTGAACTGAAGGACATGGCTGCAATTATGCATGGTATGCATGTATTCTATACTTCCTCAATTTTGTGGAGTGAAATGGCTGGTGCTATTGTACTCCACATATCAGTCAGTGCCTTCTCATCCTAAATATCCGTTGTGGTTTGAACTTTTGGTGCCTCCTTATTGTACAAATCTGCTGTATCTATCTCTAAATTCAATGGCACTAGAAAGTGAACTTGTTTCCCACAGCTAGCGGGAGGAATGTAGACAAGATAACAGAAGATACTGCTAATAATACTCCCAACAAACAGGAAGAGCCCGTCACTGAGGAGGAGATGCAGGACTTAGCTCCAGCTCCTGAGCTTTCTGAACGTCGAAAGGCTCTTTTTGAACCCTTAGAACCTGTAACAAATATCAATGGGAAGCGACCATCAGCTGAATCCTTACTTCCTCCGCCAGACTTTGATGCCACAACCTATCCTAAGGGGTGGCTGATTGGAAAAAAGCGAAAGCTAGTCAATGTTGATGTGGTTGAGAGTATGCGCAGGATCGCTGTGCAGGAAATGAACAGAAAGGTGTAATTTCTAGACACCTTACCTTTTTCTCCTctattaggaaaaaaaaaaaaagaatggttGCAATAAATTAAGCTTCTATTTTGGTTATCTCTTCAGGATAGGGAAATTGATGGACTAAATGAGCAATTGGAAGAGGATGCTAGGTGCCTAGAACACTTGCAACTTCAGCTCCTGCAAGAGCGAAGCAAACGGTCAGAggtggagagagaaaatggaatGCTGCAAGACCAGGTCACCATGCTAATGAACATGCTGGGAGAAGATGACCCGGTGGATGATGAAGGCCCCGACGCACCATAATTGTTTATTTGGtttctttaattctttttGTACATTTGGTTGGAGAGAGTAGAAGTAATAATATGCAGTGCCAATGCTTGCACATGCGTGTTATAAAATTGTGAGTCATGCAAAAGTCATATACCAAAGTAAATATTGAAACTATATTTGTCTTGGATAGTTGGTCTTTACTGTCAAAGAATCAAACAACATTTCAATTCTATAAACGGTTTGAAGTATTTTGGTTTGTAGTCTTAAGGAGTAGCAATGGCAAGCTGGTTAACAATATCAAATCAACCTATGAGCACAACAGCGTACACAACTGGTATCGCCCAATgtgttgatttattttccCAAATATTCAGAGACAAGACTAAAAGAGTGTTCACAAAACTCACATGGCTATAAAAGAACACTTGATCATTACACACAAAGGTTGAACAAAACGCAGCAAGACTAAAGCAGTTTGCAAGAACCAGGTCTACGTTATCAACGTATTAGGATTCTTCATCAACATACATTTCTGAATCCCTATGCTGTACGCGTTTTAGGAACAACCTGCAACTGTTGTATTCACAGATGCGAGAACTGACATAGATTTCTATGTTTTTGTACAGGACTACACAACGGCCGTAGATGACTACTCTAGCTTGGTTAAATATCATAAACTTATGACCAGTTAAAAAGAAACTGAGGAAGGGATGCTATCCTAGGAATATTTAGAAGAAGCTCCCCAAATGAGTCCCTTCTTGGCATTGTCAGTTCCTGCTTATTGTCATCATCATTTGGAACAGCACTGGACTTACCTTCATTGGACTCGTCCTTAGGTGCAGGAAAACCATCTGAAACCTTACTCTCATAAGCTGATGCAGAACCGGAGTTAGTTTCAGCTGTTTTCCCATCATCATTTACATCAAAGCAGTCATCAGTTTTGGCTTGCAAGTTTAGTGTTGTAGAAGGATCCTTCTGCAAAAGGCAATATAGGGAATTGACCCTTGACATGACGTATTGCTCATCTGAGGGTAAGGTGAATTGCGAGTCATTGAACAAGTATTGAGTAATCTCCTCCAAAACATCTCTGCTAGGTTGCTCCTTGCCAGATATCTTTCCAGAAATGCATTGTCCAATGTGGCTTACAAAATCGCTCATTGACATTGACATGGGAAGTCCAGGAACTTTCATTTGATTAAAATTGCTGGGCGTCTTTGAGGTTTCAGCTCCAAAGCTCCCAATTTTATCAATTGCAGGGGTGTCCATCACTACAAATATAAGACAATTTAGACCCACAACAAATGTGAAGCAGTGCCCATACCAAACTCAATTGTAATACTTCCACATCATAAAATATGGAGTAAATATTCATAGAACAAGGACAAACAGGTATATGTGACATAGTGGAACTGATAAACCAGATACAAGAAGGCCACATGCTTAAGTTGAGCAAACATTGACAACATTCATCTGACACCAATTCCGACAGATTAAGAGGTCGTAGCAAATTGTCCCACTAGCTATGGTCTCACATTTGTGCCAGACTTTATATCACATACATCAAACTTCCCCAAAAcactaaaaaatacaaaataaaaagaaaaaaaattcacgtCATGAAAGACAGCTCTATTTGATATGACGGTTACTCACATGATTCCTCTAAAAAATGTGTAAAGGGGAGTTCTATTCACACCCCACCAAATACTGACTAGACATAGTCGGCATGATA
It encodes:
- the LOC18784057 gene encoding protein HEADING DATE REPRESSOR 1 isoform X1, translated to MEGQITDGKKADGALEGFAPLSSTRIDWKPRKRSGTSGRNVDKITEDTANNTPNKQEEPVTEEEMQDLAPAPELSERRKALFEPLEPVTNINGKRPSAESLLPPPDFDATTYPKGWLIGKKRKLVNVDVVESMRRIAVQEMNRKDREIDGLNEQLEEDARCLEHLQLQLLQERSKRSEVERENGMLQDQVTMLMNMLGEDDPVDDEGPDAP
- the LOC18784057 gene encoding protein HEADING DATE REPRESSOR 1 isoform X2 is translated as MEGQITDGKKADGALEGFAPLSSTRIDWKPRKRSASGRNVDKITEDTANNTPNKQEEPVTEEEMQDLAPAPELSERRKALFEPLEPVTNINGKRPSAESLLPPPDFDATTYPKGWLIGKKRKLVNVDVVESMRRIAVQEMNRKDREIDGLNEQLEEDARCLEHLQLQLLQERSKRSEVERENGMLQDQVTMLMNMLGEDDPVDDEGPDAP
- the LOC18784057 gene encoding protein HEADING DATE REPRESSOR 1 isoform X4, translating into MGRRLMELWKDLLLSLLQGLIGNPERDQEEPVTEEEMQDLAPAPELSERRKALFEPLEPVTNINGKRPSAESLLPPPDFDATTYPKGWLIGKKRKLVNVDVVESMRRIAVQEMNRKDREIDGLNEQLEEDARCLEHLQLQLLQERSKRSEVERENGMLQDQVTMLMNMLGEDDPVDDEGPDAP
- the LOC18784057 gene encoding protein HEADING DATE REPRESSOR 1 isoform X3; amino-acid sequence: MGRRLMELWKDLLLSLLQGLIGNPERDQVEEPVTEEEMQDLAPAPELSERRKALFEPLEPVTNINGKRPSAESLLPPPDFDATTYPKGWLIGKKRKLVNVDVVESMRRIAVQEMNRKDREIDGLNEQLEEDARCLEHLQLQLLQERSKRSEVERENGMLQDQVTMLMNMLGEDDPVDDEGPDAP